A window of Hordeum vulgare subsp. vulgare chromosome 5H, MorexV3_pseudomolecules_assembly, whole genome shotgun sequence genomic DNA:
taaatatttttaaaaatactaTATAGGATATAATGCTAATCAATATTTGTCTTTATTTTGTATCGACTATTTGTATTGTAACATGTTAACTTAAGCATCAATATTTGATAAATGTTATAATCTTTGGACATGTTAAGCATCAATATTTGATAAATGTTATAATATTTGGACATGATGTACTTGCAATAGGTTCTTTTTTTGTACATATTTTATAATCGACCTTACGCACGTGCCTTTTTTTTCGGTATCCACGTGTGTTTTTATCAATGGACTACACTTTTTTCATTGTtcatttttctcccgttgcaacgcacgggcatttgtgctagtagGTGCTAATGAGGATGGCACGGTTAGTTTGGGAAAACAGAAACTAGTTAGTACAAGTTTTACAAAACTTCATTTCTGGACAGAAATTCCACGGGTTAATTACATGGGTTTAAAATACTCCAGTGGAGCTAAACTCCTCGACTTAAGGGTTTGGCAGGGTGGACTATAAGTAGAAAAATCTCATGATGATTAGGGCAAAATTAAATAGGGTTGCAGTCAAACCACTAAACTGGAACATCATTGAGATGAGGTTGGTTTGCTCAAAACTTTCAAAAGGCCAAgatgggtttttgcataaaagtgttcCATAGGCATCACAAGACATCTCCAAATTTTTATGGGGTTTTTCAATGAATATTTAAAATGGTTGTAGTACAGTAGAAGCCCTTTAAAGTATTGAAAAAAGGCCATTAAAAGAGTTAAATTTGGAAAGCTTCattataaaaatatttctcactggatttttaaaaatgaaatgaaatactTTTAAGTCAAACATTCAAGTCCCAcaatatttttcaaaagtttCTATTTGGAGGGAAATTTTTGAGAATTTCAAAGAAAAATGATGGTTCTGAAACCAAAAGAGGATccagaaaataaaaattaataTCCCTGACAAAATTTTAATTAATAAAACATGATAAAAAATTGTGGTGTTACAGCGATGGCGACGGAAATAAGCAGTCATACATGTCCTTTACATGGGAAAGAGCAGCAAGCTTGTCTGACATGCTCACACCAGGTTTCGCAAGACAAAAGATGTATTCCTTCAACCTGCAACCCAAATTGATTTGGTCAGCGGGCCATCAATGAATAATcaaggaaaataaataaattccatATTAACTGACCATGTCCACTCGTCTGTTCCATTTCCATGCAACTCAACAGCTTCATACAATCTATCAAGAGAGTAAAGTGTCAACCCTAACTTCCACATCACCTCATCCGCCTGTAAACAAGGAAATAGATAAGCTACTGTTAGGGCATATCGGAATCCTAATATCCTCAATACTTCTAATTAAAAAATTCCGGCCACTCAAATATCCAGGGTGAAGGTTGGGGTACAATCCTAAAAGGGCTCTGCCAATCTCATATTTGGTGAAGGAAAAGATTTGTGCAGATCATATAACAAGTGCGGTTATCATATTATACTCATTGAGAGGACGAGTGGAACCTATAAAACTTGAAAAATAATGCATGAAAATGGCATGCTGTGATGTATAAGAGATCTTAGAAAAATACCTCCCCGTTTACACTGGATTTCTTATATTCCAGAAACCTTCGCTCTGCAACAACAAGGAGCCGCGCAATGCTACCTCTTCCCCCTACACTCTGGGCCTATCACAGTTACAGTAGTAGTGTCATATTAAACATAAGACTTGTGCACGGCGAATTTGCAAAATGTGCGGCACAAATAGGTTCAATATCAACATATGTACATACATGCGTTACCCTTGTTCGCACTAGAAAGACTagcagaagaggaagcccaaatgCAAGAAGAGCAACACTGGTCTTTGATGCCTTAAGAATTGGATCCAGATCCCATATTGCCCTGTGTAAGAACAATCCAATTACCACAGACGAGTAGTATTAGATAAGACATGCATCATTCCCCAAATCTGCTAGTGTCAAATTTACCCCTTAGCCTCCATATTGGCAGTTTTCATTTCGTTCGGGGGCGGATATAGGGAATCTGCTAGAgttgttgaagaatttgcaaCTTACCCAAATCACAGTTATCTATGCTAAAGCTTACGCTTGGGACCAATTGTCAGTGCTCATGTGGCAAGCCAACCGGACATGCCACTCAGCCACGTTGGCAACATGCTATGCCACCCTCCTCTTCTCCAATGCCACCTAGCTGTTGGCGCTCCTTAAAGGCTGCAGAAGCACCCGCTGCTGCGCTGGCCTCTGCATCTGTGCAGCCAAGCAAGCAGAAGGAATGGAGCCATGCACTGTGTGCCCAGCAACTGGAGCTTGCACCGCACCAATGTACTCTGCTCTTCAGCAAATCTAAGCGCCACTTAGGTTGGCTTGGTTCCTCCTGCCTACCTGACGACCCAGTGCAATCCACGAGGCCAGCTCAGTGGCAGCGGCTTCTCCAGCCCTTAAGAAGCGGCTATGGAGGAACATAACATTGGACATATCCAGCAGCATCGGTGGGGTGGCGTTGGAGAAGAGGAGGGTTGCATGGGATTGTGGCCAGTGGGCTTGCTATATGAACACTGACAATGGGATCCAAGCATCAGTTCTAGAATCAAACAGGATAATTGAGTTGTTTGTATAAGTTGCAAATGCTTACCCCAAAAGTTGTGGTAATGTTATTTCGATATTCAAAAATGTGGTTTCTGCACAACAGCAACCCCAAGGGTTGGCGTTTATGCAATTTACTCTACATAATCAAGATTGAGAGACAAAAATGGTATAACTTACTCCTGAAGATCCAGTTTATTTTCCTTAACAACCTGATCCAGTTCCAGAATTGACCTGCATAAAACAATCCAATTATCTGTGCtgggaaataataataaaaatgcaaAATATAAGTGAGTAATTTGACCACTCTTATTAGGTAACGATATCACAACTTATTCCAGAATATCGGGTCATTTGAAAAACCAATACCAATGTCGCTTTATTTGGAACTACTACATTATGAACATTCAGTCCATTTCCTACTTGAAATTTGGATTACTAAACGGAACCATTTATTTTACAAAACCAGAAACTTCTACTGGGACACAAAAGAGAAACCTAACAAAACTTAAGTTGGATGGTAAATTGGTTCCATTCCAGAAGCCGTGAAGTTGGCAAGGGCCCAATATAGATCTCTATATTTCAACAAACTTCAATTAGCCCGATGGCTACTTGTGCAACCCACGGAACAATTTCCTAGGTCCGTCCCTGGAGCCGACACAATCACTTCAGTTTCAAAATCAACTGAAACTCAAATGTAGTATATGACACATGCAATGCCTTTCTTTCCACAAAAAAAGGTACGTAAGTTCCTACTTCCTACATAGAATAGAAGTAGAAGGTCCGAACTATTTATTTCTTTTAAAGAGACGAACAGGTTGAAAATGCAGCTTTCCACTCTTTAGCACAAGACACGATATGAAAATGGAAAAACAATATCACAGGTGGCATGCCCCAACAATATGTATAATTCTAGTTCAAACAGCCTGACctcgtgatctccatcatcacttcCCCTGATGCATGTTGTGGCACTATTTCCTTTGGAGGTGTCTCAGAGAAGGAAAGTAGTATCCTACAAGTCCAGCAAGCAGATATTGGAATTAAATAGTGCAAAATACTATTCATGATATTTTCATGAACTTGAGAACATTACTGAAAAACTCTTACAACAATCAGAACTATCAAATCTTACACTGAATAAATTACACCACTCTGAATGcaagaaaaaattaaaaaacagaaaaagataatGAACAACAATCAGAACACTTTTCTATTATATTAATTACTAACAACTATAATCACTAACAGTGGATTTGAACCCTCAACTAAATATTGGCTCCTTTATAAGTTTTAACTTTCAGTAAACTAGTTTGACAAATGTAAATACACGTCACTATTAGTAAACTAGTAACTTAGTGTTCTTTTGCAAGCCACTTACACGTCGCTATGCTAAGAGCATAAGATCATTAGATTGGTACTGTAGTTTTTGAGCTACAGTCGCTCAAGTTAAACTAGATAGGTAAAGATAGTCTTAGGGTGGAAGTCAAATAATCCAGATTGGAAATTGTAAATGATTCAAGCGATAATAAATATTAATATACTCCCTCCAGTGTTGGTTCTCTGGCCCTGTTCTGAGTCTAACTTTCTCAACTTTAACCCCCTATAGAAAAAATTACGAACACATATATAGTACAAAACTAAAATTGTAGACCCATTATCAAACAAATTTTCATACTGTATTTATCTGGTGTTCAATATGCTGATTTATTTTCATACTCTGACTTAGTACAAAGCTAAGGCTTCATTGATTAAAAGAAATTTCATAGCATTTTAGAGGATTTGAATACTTAGGATTCACACAATTAGAATCATTCAGAGAATTCCTTCGCACTCTATTTGGAGAAAAAATTCCATACACTCAAAGCTCTCGGTATAGTTCCTTTATTTTCTCGTGGTGTCAAATACTCTGTGTTTCAAATTCatgtggttttccaatcttgtAGGATTGAAGAGGATGTGTCACTCTAATCATGTGTTCTTTTTCAATTCCTGCATTTTCAGAATCTTGCAAATCAAAGAGACCCTAAAAGAGCAAACAACGTGAAATGGAGAAACTACTCATCTGCAAAGCATTGAAATGACAGGTACACGTGTGATCTATGCTACTTTTACTAGAGATGATACCCTGCATGTTGCTGCAGGAATGTCTTGCAGAAAAAGAGATTTGTTGCGTAAAACACTGATATTTGGATTAAAATAATATGAGAACTTCAACTAAAATTACATATAATGTATTGTATTTCATTATTGTACAATTTTAAAGTATGTATTGCATATAAGTAGCAGAATAAGAGGGCAGGCCTGGCGCAGTGGTGAAGTACTTCCCACTTGTGCCAAGAGGTCCCGGGTTCGAACCAGCCTTTCTTCATTGCACTGTAGCAGGGGTAAGACTAGGTTCCTATAATCCCTTCCCAGACCCCATCTTGTGTGAGAGCTTCTATGCACTGGGTCTGTCCTTCTTTTATATAAGTAGCATAATAGGAAGGAAATGGCAAAATCTTTTCCCATGCATGTTGAGGTGGGCCTTTTCCCATGCATTGCTGCATGTTGAGATGGCATGGTTGTATGTGGAGAGAAATAGGTTAGGATGTGGGTAATGCTGTGAAACTTAACCTACTATAAATCGATATTCATTCAGCAAAAGTAAGGAAAAATGCATGTGTTGTATTGAAGAAAGAATCCCAAGTGCAAAGATACACGTTTGCAAAACAGCACGAGAGAATAAAAACCTGCGCAGTGACTTTTCAGCTTGTCCAGCATATTGTTTTTCCATTGCAGGTCTATCTGCTAGCGTCATCGCCTCAAAAGGCTCCTCTCCAACAGAAACAATCTGATTATTGTTAAGAGAGAACAGAACTGTCATGGTTGGAGCAGAATAATACAACTGATTTCCAAAGGTAAGGACTATATAAACCAGCTAGTAGCAGTAACACAAAATAAAATGGTTTCACATAAAATTTAATGAACAATATTTAGACTATATGCAGATGCAAATTAACAAGTCTAATGGCTCATATACTCATCTACTAAAGTTTGCTACAGAAAAAAATGCATGTCGTCGGTTCCATATGAGATGCTAATGCTGTAACCAAAAAGCACGTGGAAGCTGGAAGCCGTGCAAAAACCAGCATACATCTATTTTCAGTTAACTGATTAGTAGCATAAGTAGACTAATAAACACAGGCTACAAAAAGTAGATCACAGAAACATATAATTTGTACAGGTATAGATGACCAGTAAAATGTTTTGCTCCTTGAAATAGCTTGATTTACATTCAGTTTACTTGCACTAATATAACACATAAGATAATAGAAAAATATATACACAAAGTATCTTACCGGTTCAACAGGATCACTCCAGAATCTAGTGATGGACTCCTTAGCATGTCGAACCAAGTTATCGATGTCAGAACTTGCCATCAAGCTACTATGGCGTAATAGCCATACAGAACATAAAGAGAAGCCAATTGCTCCACATGTGTAGGGTAACCAGTATAAGGCCATATGTGTTGGTTTTTTATGCCTTGAAAGCTGCCATTGCAACAAAAAAATAGCTTTAAAAAAAGAGCAAAATTGCTTTGTGTAAACATATCTACTTACTccatccgtccggaaatacttgtcataaaaatgaatgtatttagattattttagttctagatacatcagATTTTATTcatttgtgcgacaagtaattTCGGACAAAGGGAGTATTAcatagagatatttgggtttcaacACATTATCCCTAGGTTATTCAAGAGCTTAATTCTGATACCTCACAGTTTTGATAATCATCTGCCCAACGTGTTTAGCTATATTTGTCGAGTCACATGTAGACATAAATATCTTATAATTGTAGAACCTTCATA
This region includes:
- the LOC123398544 gene encoding protein DGS1, mitochondrial-like isoform X1; the encoded protein is MCRVKPGHRFVTSEDPAPPTEAMPPLRIRELPCRSGPVNHAAGAPTAPTRGWDFLFNRLFGGRRRPALPLSVHSSVELSAWDIYKMPIGCVILEEIMQRTLSYLRTIQESLYYWKSRARGSNSQQIYFMIFERGPSAFVETTCQRLTRLGNNGGQQSLLNSAKAMISTNIDVLMSIERCLATFLAEVYWKADICKVGLKGSHRESLYALCIVLNHVFPKLEELHRKEREGQTLIFRHVGNPSELQFKRLPEVDINSSLWTERFSESAIGLIYQNLEKLDSYVSSLLSRHKKPTHMALYWLPYTCGAIGFSLCSVWLLRHSSLMASSDIDNLVRHAKESITRFWSDPVEPIVSVGEEPFEAMTLADRPAMEKQYAGQAEKSLRRILLSFSETPPKEIVPQHASGEVMMEITRSILELDQVVKENKLDLQEAIWDLDPILKASKTSVALLAFGLPLLLVFLVRTRVTHAQSVGGRGSIARLLVVAERRFLEYKKSSVNGEADEVMWKLGLTLYSLDRLYEAVELHGNGTDEWTWLKEYIFCLAKPGVSMSDKLAALSHVKDMYDCLFPSPSL
- the LOC123398544 gene encoding protein DGS1, mitochondrial-like isoform X3, producing MPPLRIRELPCRSGPVNHAAGAPTAPTRGWDFLFNRLFGGRRRPALPLSVHSSVELSAWDIYKMPIGCVILEEIMQRTLSYLRTIQESLYYWKSRARGSNSQQIYFMIFERGPSAFVETTCQRLTRLGNNGGQQSLLNSAKAMISTNIDVLMSIERCLATFLAEVYWKADICKVGLKGSHRESLYALCIVLNHVFPKLEELHRKEREGQTLIFRHVGNPSELQFKRLPEVDINSSLWTERFSESAIGLIYQNLEKLDSYVSSLLSRHKKPTHMALYWLPYTCGAIGFSLCSVWLLRHSSLMASSDIDNLVRHAKESITRFWSDPVEPIVSVGEEPFEAMTLADRPAMEKQYAGQAEKSLRRILLSFSETPPKEIVPQHASGEVMMEITRSILELDQVVKENKLDLQEAIWDLDPILKASKTSVALLAFGLPLLLVFLVRTRVTHAQSVGGRGSIARLLVVAERRFLEYKKSSVNGEADEVMWKLGLTLYSLDRLYEAVELHGNGTDEWTWLKEYIFCLAKPGVSMSDKLAALSHVKDMYDCLFPSPSL